A stretch of DNA from Butyricicoccus intestinisimiae:
CGCCGTTGCGGCAGGACTCGGTTGCAGCAGCAGCCATCAGTACCGGACGCAGGCCATCGAATGCGCCAACTACGGTCGGCTTGTCGTTTACGATGGAGTCGATGAAGTACTTGATCTGCTCGATGAATGCATCGTTGTAACGCTCCAGGAAGAACCACTTCGGCTTCTCGGATACTGCGCCGTCAACGGTGGTGATGGTAGCAGTGGAGTTCAGATCGTTCTGATCTGCTGCCATGCCCTTAGAGCCGAATACTTCTACTCTCTGGTCGTAGCCGTATACTGCCTGACGGGAGTTGTTGATGGTAGCGATTGCGCCGTTTGCCATCTTCATGGTAACAACTGCGGTATCTACATCCGGAATGCCGGACTCTTCCTGCAGGTTCGGGTTAACCAGGCAGGAACCTACTGCGGAAATCTCTACTGCCTCAGAACCGGACAGGTAACGAACCATGTCGAAGTCATGGATCATCATATCATAGAAGATGCCGCCGGATACTGCTACGTAAGATGCCGGTGGTGGCTCCGGATCGCGGGAAGTTACGTTGATGTAATGCGGATCGCCAATCTTGCCTTCCTTCACTGCATCAGCAACTGCCTTGTGGTTGTGGTCGAAGCGGCGGTTGAAACCTACCTGGAACTTTACGCCCTTCTCTTCTACCAGTGCCAGCAGCTTCTTGATCTTCTCGATATCATAGTCGATCGGCTTCTCGCAGAATACATTCTTGCCAGCCTTTACTGCTTCCATGGAAACCTCGCAATGGGTATCGGTGGAAGAGCAAACCATAACTACGTCAACGTCCGGATTGTTTACAACGTCCATGTAGTTGGTAGATACGTTGGTGATGCCGCGCTCTGCCAGCCACTCACGTGCGCCGGACTTATCCAGCATCGGATCAGCAGCAGCTACTACTTCAGCGCCGTCGATGTTGTTAAGCAGATTGTTGATGTGCAGCTTACCAATTCTGCCGCAGCCAATTACGCCAAACTTTAAATTTGCCATAAGACATTCTCCTTTTTTATGATAGAAAATAGATGATTGTTCTGTATGTTGAGAGTCGCATCCAGCGGCATAGTTGCCGCCGGATGCTATGGAGAGAGTGCACGAAAAGATCGTGCCGTGTTATCAAAATTATGCGGCAATGCCAATCGGAGAGAAGAAGATATAAATGCCGACAGCAATGGCAATGCCTATGATGCAGACGATGTGACGATACTTCCACGGTGTCAAATCAACGGTACCATCCTCCGGAGCCTTCCACTCTTCCACTGCCTTGAACTTGTTGAGATACATCATGATGAGCAGCTCAATGACGAACATCACAGCAATGGCATACAGATAATGAATCGGCTCACCGCTGGTCGGATAGCACGGCTTGATAATCATAAATGCGCCGTAGCATACCACATGAACAACGGTAATCAGGAACGGGGTGTATTTCGGAACGCGGCGGAAGACAATCGCGCCGAGCACGGTAAACAGAATCGGCATCGAAACGAACTGCGACAGCGAG
This window harbors:
- the iolG gene encoding inositol 2-dehydrogenase, whose product is MANLKFGVIGCGRIGKLHINNLLNNIDGAEVVAAADPMLDKSGAREWLAERGITNVSTNYMDVVNNPDVDVVMVCSSTDTHCEVSMEAVKAGKNVFCEKPIDYDIEKIKKLLALVEEKGVKFQVGFNRRFDHNHKAVADAVKEGKIGDPHYINVTSRDPEPPPASYVAVSGGIFYDMMIHDFDMVRYLSGSEAVEISAVGSCLVNPNLQEESGIPDVDTAVVTMKMANGAIATINNSRQAVYGYDQRVEVFGSKGMAADQNDLNSTATITTVDGAVSEKPKWFFLERYNDAFIEQIKYFIDSIVNDKPTVVGAFDGLRPVLMAAAATESCRNGGAWVKVAE